From the Paraflavitalea soli genome, the window ATTCTCCACCATCCTGATGTTGGGTATACCAGCCAGGCTGGCAGGCTGTAAGGAGATCATCCTTTGTTCGCCTCCGGATAAAAATGGCAAACTGCATCCGGCCATATTATTTGCCGCGCAGGCAGTGGGGGTAACGAGCGTGTTCAAAGCAGGAGGTGTACAGGCCATCGGCGCCATGGCTTATGGAACAGCTTCTGTACCCAGGGTGTCTAAAATATTCGGTCCCGGTAACCAATATGTTACCTGCGCCAAGCAATTGATACAACAGGAGGGCATTGCCATCGACATGCCGGCAGGCCCCAGTGAGGTAGCTGTGTATGCCGATAAAAGTGCTGATCCCGCGTTTGTAGCTGCCGACCTGCTGAGCCAGGCAGAACACGGCGTGGATAGCCAGGTAATATTAGTCGTGAGTCAGGAGTCTTTAGTCAAAAGTGTGCAGGAGGAGCTTGATAAGCAACTGGCCTTATTGCCACGGAAAGACCTTGCGGCCAAAGCCCTGGAGCATAGTAAGATCTTTGTCATGAAGGATGAAGCTGACGCTATTGACCTGTTGAATGAATATGCAGCAGAACACCTGATACTGGCCTGCAACAATGCCAATGAGCTGGCCGGAAAAGTAGTGAATGCAGGATCGGTATTCCTGGGCCATTATTCACCGGAGAGTGTGGGCGATTATGCCAGCGGCACCAACCACACCCTTCCTACCAATGGATACGCCAAAGCGTATAGCGGGGTAAGCGTGGACAGTTTTGTAAAAAAGATCACCTTCCAGCAGCTTACCAGGCAGGGATTACAAAACATCGGCCGTACCGTAGAACTGATGGCCGAAGCAGAAGGACTGGAAGCGCACGCAAATGCAGTAAGAATACGGATGCTGAAATGATGGGAGTTACTGGTTGTCGGATCTTTACTAAGATACGCATCCATTGCCGACTGCCGATTGCCGATTGCCGGCCCTGATTCACGAACTTCAAAAAACGAAACAATGAGCTTTGATCTGAATAATATAATAAGAGATAATATCAAGAAACTGGTACCCTATTCCTCTGCCCGTGATGAGTTTAAGGGAGAGGCGAGTGTGTACATCGATGCCAATGAGAACAGCCTGGGATCGCCACTGAGAAAATGGTACAACCGGTACCCCGATCCTTTGCAAAAGCAGGTAAAGAACAAATTAAGCGAAGTAAAAGGCGTTCCTGCCGAACATATTTTCATCGGTAATGGCAGTGATGAATGTATCGATGTGCTGATACGGGCCTTCTGCGATCCGGGGAAAGACAATATTATTATTTGTCCGCCTACTTATGGTATGTATGAAGTGAGCGCCAACATCAATGATGTAGCCATTAAAAAAGTGCCGTTAACCCCAGCCTTCCAGCTCGACCTGCCGGCCATTGAAGAGGCCGTGGATGATCAGACTAAAATGATCTTCATCTGTTCGCCCAACAATCCTACCGGTAACTCTCTGGAGCGGGATGATATTGAAGTATTGCTGAATAATTATTTTGGCCTGGTGGTCATCGATGAAGCCTATATTAATTTCTCCCGCTTCCGGTCCTTTACCCAGGAACTGGAAGATTATCCCAACCTGGTGGTGATGCAAACTTTGTCCAAAGCATGGGGACTGGCGGCTTTGCGGGTAGGGCTCGCTTTTGCTTCCGTGCCCATTATTGAGATAATGAATAAAGTAAAACCTCCTTATAATATCAACCAGGCTTCGCAGGACCTCGTATTGCAGGCGCTGGAAGAAGTAGGGCAGGTGAATGATATGATCAAGGAGATCGTATCACAAAGAGGGGAGCTGGAAAAGCTGTTGCCTACCCTGGCGGTGGTTAAAAGAGTGTATCCTTCCGATGCCAACTTCCTGTTGGTACAGGTAACGGATGCCAACGCCATCTATAATTTCCTGCTGCAGGAAGGTATCGTGGTACGTAACCGCAGCAGTGTGACATTGTGTGAAGGGTGTTTGCGCATAACAGTAGGTACGGCTGCAGAAAATGAAGCGTTGGTGAAGGCATTGAAGAAATACGCTGCTTAATTATTTATTTTTCATCTAACGAATACCAGCATCATGAAATGGATTAGCAAAGTGCTCCCCCTTATTCTTTTGGCAGCCTCAGCTGCTTATGGCAACGACACCACGCATGTAAAACCCAGGCTCCGCAAGGCGGCGCCTGTAGAAGAGAATGGAGGCATTACACTGCCTGCCGGCTTCAAGGCCGTGGTAGTGGCCGATTCTGTGGGCAGGGCCAGGCATATCGTGACTGCCGCGAATGGCGACCTGTATGTCATGTTGTTCAGGATCAAAGACGGGCATGGCATATTGCGCCTGCGTGATACCAACAACGATGGTATTGCCGACCAGACAACGGCCTTTGGTAATTATGCCGGTACAGGTATTACCATCAAGGATGGTTATTTGTATGCCTCTTCCAATAAGGAAGTATTTCGCTACAAGCTGAATGAAAAGCAGGAAGTGATCAATCCCGAACAACCGGAGAAGATCGTCACAGGCCTGATCGACAGGAATACACACAATACCAAATCACTGGTGCTGGATAATGTGGGCAATATTTACGTGAATATTGGCGCTCCTTCCAATGCCTGTCAGCTGGAAGACCGCAAAAAAGGTTCTCCTTCCCCTTATCCCTGCCCCTTACTGGATTCAGTAGGCGGCGTATGGCAGTTCAAGGCCGATAAACTCAACCAGTCTTACCCCGAAGGTATCCGGTATGCTACCGGTATCCGCAACATCATGGGGCTCGATTGGAACCAAACCACCAACTCGCTGTTTGCGATGCAGCACGGCCGGGACAACCTCAACTCCCTGTTCCCTGAAATGTACAATGAAGACGAGAGTGCAGAATTGCCTGCGGAAGAGTTATTCCAGATCAACAAGGGCGATGATTTTGGCTGGCCTTATTGTTATTTCGATTGGTACCAAAACAAGAAAGTACTGGCCCCGGAATATGGCGGCGATAAAAAGAAAGAGGGGCTTTGTGCCGATAAGAAGAAACCGGTCTATGCATTTCCCGGTCACTGGGCGCCGAATGCCTTGATGTTCTATACCGGCAACCAGTTTCCCGAAAAATACAGGAATGGCGCTTTTGTGGCCTTCCATGGTTCCTGGAACCGGGCGCCCAAGCCACAGGCCGGGTACTTTGTCGTATTCCTTCCTTTTAAGGATGGCAAGCCCAATGGCGAGTATGAGATCTTTGCAGATGGTTTTGCCGGTGCATCCCGGGAGCCTGCCAAATCAAGGTTCCGTCCCTGCGGACTGGCCCAGGGCCCTGATGGTTCCCTGTATATCTCCGACGATAAGAAAGGTCGTCTCTGGAAAGTAACTTACACAAAAAAATAAACACTTGCTGCTATGCAAAAAACATTGCTATTGATCACTTGTGCTGGCGCCTTTTTATTGATGGCCGCACAGGTAAAACCAAAGCCAGTGCCTAAAAAGGTATTGGAGAACGGTAAAAAAGTATACGATACTTATTGCCTGCCCTGTCATCAGCAGGATGGGAGTGGGGTACCCAATATGACCCCTACATTAAGCAAGACCACCTGGGTGACCGGCGATAAAACAAAGCTCGTACAGGTAATCCTGAAAGGCATGAAAGGTGTGGAAGTGGATGGTGAAACCTACGATAATGTAATGGCTGCTCATGACTATCTCACAGATCAGGAGATTGCAGATGTGACAACTTATGTTCGTAACAGTTTTGGCAATAAAGCGAATATGATCACAGTAGCAGAGGTGAAAGCCATCCGCGCTAAGACAAAATAAGAATACAGAATATAGAATCCAGAATTCAGAAGAAATACAGGTTAAAAGGCAGACTGATTGGTAGCATGTTTAATTAATTGCTTAACCTCAATGTTATTAACATGCAACCTGCAAAATGTTTTGAAGACCTGTTTGTATGGCAGAAAGCTCACCAGTTTACTATCGGTATTTATGGCTATACACGAAATTTTCCGCGTGAAGAAGTATATGGACTAACTTCGCAATTCAGAAGAGCCGCTGTTTCGATAGCAGCCAATATTGCAGAAGGGTTTAAAAAGCGAAGTGGGAAAGACAAGGCAAGGTTTATGAATATTGCACAAGGTTCATTGGAAGAGTGCAGGTATTACCTAATACTTTCCAGGGACCTTAATTATGGTGAAAACCAGTCTTTGGGCGATTTGCTGGATGAAGTGAGTAGAATGCTTGAGTCTTACCACAATGCAATCTCGAAATCTATAATTAATTAATACAATACTATTCATTGTGAATTCCATGTGCTGGTTCCTATATTCTGGATTCTGGATACTGGATTCTAAATTCTGTTCTTCATGAAAAGAGTGTTATTCATCGACCGCGACGGTACATTGATCCACGAAGCTCCTCCTACTTATCAGCTGGACTCTTATGACAAGCTTACTTTTTATCCCGGTATGTTTGAGTACATGGGAAGGATTGCCCGTGAGTTTGACTATGAGCTGGTGATCGTGACCAACCAGGATGGATTGGGCACGCCAGGGTTTCCGGAAGATACTTTCTGGCCATTGCACAACCTGGTGATGAAGAGCCTGGAAGGTGAAGGCATTCATTTCAGCGCTACGTATATTGACCGCTCCTTTCCTAAGGACAATGCACCTACCCGCAAACCGGGTACCGGCATGCTCACCCAATACCTCAATAATGAGGCCTACGATATTGAGAATTCCTACGTGATCGGCGACCGCATCACCGATGTACAACTGGCCAAGAACCTGGGCTGTAAAGCCATCTGGCTCAACAATGATGCTTCCCTGGGAGCCGGTGAGATCAAGGACAAAGTAGCTGAACTGCAACAT encodes:
- the hisD gene encoding histidinol dehydrogenase, which produces MKVFDNPARSEWNTLLQRPVAEAAKLETVVSGILQQVKIKGDEAVRQLTREFDKATIDQLLVSEAEVREAAGSLDEGLKTAILTAKANIETFHKKQLSEPEVVETMPGVQCWRKSVAIEKVGLYIPGGTAPLFSTILMLGIPARLAGCKEIILCSPPDKNGKLHPAILFAAQAVGVTSVFKAGGVQAIGAMAYGTASVPRVSKIFGPGNQYVTCAKQLIQQEGIAIDMPAGPSEVAVYADKSADPAFVAADLLSQAEHGVDSQVILVVSQESLVKSVQEELDKQLALLPRKDLAAKALEHSKIFVMKDEADAIDLLNEYAAEHLILACNNANELAGKVVNAGSVFLGHYSPESVGDYASGTNHTLPTNGYAKAYSGVSVDSFVKKITFQQLTRQGLQNIGRTVELMAEAEGLEAHANAVRIRMLK
- a CDS encoding c-type cytochrome, whose translation is MQKTLLLITCAGAFLLMAAQVKPKPVPKKVLENGKKVYDTYCLPCHQQDGSGVPNMTPTLSKTTWVTGDKTKLVQVILKGMKGVEVDGETYDNVMAAHDYLTDQEIADVTTYVRNSFGNKANMITVAEVKAIRAKTK
- a CDS encoding PQQ-dependent sugar dehydrogenase, with product MKWISKVLPLILLAASAAYGNDTTHVKPRLRKAAPVEENGGITLPAGFKAVVVADSVGRARHIVTAANGDLYVMLFRIKDGHGILRLRDTNNDGIADQTTAFGNYAGTGITIKDGYLYASSNKEVFRYKLNEKQEVINPEQPEKIVTGLIDRNTHNTKSLVLDNVGNIYVNIGAPSNACQLEDRKKGSPSPYPCPLLDSVGGVWQFKADKLNQSYPEGIRYATGIRNIMGLDWNQTTNSLFAMQHGRDNLNSLFPEMYNEDESAELPAEELFQINKGDDFGWPYCYFDWYQNKKVLAPEYGGDKKKEGLCADKKKPVYAFPGHWAPNALMFYTGNQFPEKYRNGAFVAFHGSWNRAPKPQAGYFVVFLPFKDGKPNGEYEIFADGFAGASREPAKSRFRPCGLAQGPDGSLYISDDKKGRLWKVTYTKK
- the hisC gene encoding histidinol-phosphate transaminase; this translates as MSFDLNNIIRDNIKKLVPYSSARDEFKGEASVYIDANENSLGSPLRKWYNRYPDPLQKQVKNKLSEVKGVPAEHIFIGNGSDECIDVLIRAFCDPGKDNIIICPPTYGMYEVSANINDVAIKKVPLTPAFQLDLPAIEEAVDDQTKMIFICSPNNPTGNSLERDDIEVLLNNYFGLVVIDEAYINFSRFRSFTQELEDYPNLVVMQTLSKAWGLAALRVGLAFASVPIIEIMNKVKPPYNINQASQDLVLQALEEVGQVNDMIKEIVSQRGELEKLLPTLAVVKRVYPSDANFLLVQVTDANAIYNFLLQEGIVVRNRSSVTLCEGCLRITVGTAAENEALVKALKKYAA
- a CDS encoding four helix bundle protein → MQPAKCFEDLFVWQKAHQFTIGIYGYTRNFPREEVYGLTSQFRRAAVSIAANIAEGFKKRSGKDKARFMNIAQGSLEECRYYLILSRDLNYGENQSLGDLLDEVSRMLESYHNAISKSIIN